Proteins encoded together in one Deinococcus irradiatisoli window:
- a CDS encoding thiamine diphosphokinase → MLAWILVGGRLTLTPALAALPRPDIVIAADGGARHAAALGVRIDAWVGDFDSSQDLTLDAPREVYPAAKDSTDAELAVQVARQRGATELVVLGAFGGRFDHAFALALGACRLSAEGLPVTLHSGDEAGYPLLPGEPVQLELEAGQIFSVLAASALRGLNLRGARWPLHGAEVPLGSGWTVSNEAAGGPLTAEVSAGVALLTVLSERRRA, encoded by the coding sequence ATGCTCGCCTGGATTCTGGTGGGCGGGCGGCTGACCCTGACCCCGGCGCTGGCCGCCCTGCCCCGCCCCGATATCGTGATCGCCGCCGACGGCGGCGCGCGCCACGCCGCCGCACTGGGCGTGCGCATCGACGCCTGGGTAGGCGATTTCGATTCGTCGCAGGATTTGACCCTCGACGCGCCGCGCGAGGTGTATCCGGCGGCCAAGGACAGCACCGACGCCGAGCTGGCCGTGCAGGTGGCCCGGCAGCGCGGCGCGACCGAGCTGGTGGTGCTCGGCGCTTTCGGCGGCCGCTTCGACCACGCCTTCGCGCTGGCCCTGGGGGCCTGCCGCCTGAGCGCCGAGGGCCTGCCGGTGACGCTGCACAGCGGCGACGAGGCCGGGTATCCGTTGCTGCCGGGCGAGCCCGTACAGCTCGAATTGGAAGCAGGACAGATTTTCAGCGTCCTGGCGGCCTCGGCGCTGCGCGGCCTGAACCTGCGCGGCGCACGCTGGCCGCTGCACGGCGCCGAGGTGCCGCTGGGCAGCGGCTGGACCGTCAGCAACGAGGCAGCGGGCGGACCGCTGACGGCCGAGGTGAGCGCGGGCGTGGCGCTGCTGACGGTGCTCAGCGAGCGGCGGCGGGCCTAG
- a CDS encoding aspartate aminotransferase family protein, translated as MTVTNSKWLDAEVRYDSGVYHKHQMVTVRAQGATVWDETGRSYIDCVAGYGVANIGHSHPDVVRAIKDQAEKLIVMPQTLPNDKRAEFLQELVGVLPSGLDRVFLCNSGTEAMEAAKKFAITATGRKKFISMKRGFAGRSLGALAFTWESKYREPFGEAVDNKNVSFVTYGNIEELKAAITDEVAAVIIEPVQGEGGVRPASLEFIQAARQFTQDKGALLILDEIQTGFCRTGKMFATEHFGVTPDGMTLAKAMAGGVPIGAFAMTGAVADRMPAGGHGTTFGGNPLSMAAGVAAIRAMKRENMAEQAREKGAYFMEKLRAIESPKVREVRGMGLMIGMELKEKSAPYITALEHDEGVLALAATPLVIRFLPPITISKEQIDQVVAAVEKVLRTVNPREVPSTEVQESKQTE; from the coding sequence ATGACGGTAACCAACAGCAAATGGCTGGACGCGGAAGTGCGCTACGACAGCGGCGTGTACCACAAGCACCAGATGGTGACGGTGCGCGCCCAGGGCGCGACGGTCTGGGACGAGACCGGGCGCAGCTACATCGACTGCGTGGCCGGCTACGGCGTTGCCAACATCGGGCACAGCCACCCGGACGTGGTGCGGGCCATCAAGGACCAGGCCGAGAAGCTGATCGTGATGCCGCAGACCCTGCCCAACGACAAGCGCGCCGAATTTCTGCAGGAACTCGTCGGGGTGCTGCCCTCAGGCCTGGACCGGGTGTTTTTGTGCAACTCCGGCACCGAGGCGATGGAAGCGGCCAAGAAGTTCGCCATCACCGCCACCGGGCGCAAGAAGTTCATCTCGATGAAGCGCGGCTTCGCCGGGCGCAGCCTCGGCGCGCTGGCCTTCACCTGGGAAAGCAAGTACCGCGAGCCGTTCGGTGAAGCGGTGGACAACAAGAACGTCAGCTTCGTGACCTACGGCAACATCGAGGAGCTCAAGGCCGCCATCACCGACGAGGTCGCCGCCGTGATCATCGAGCCGGTGCAGGGCGAGGGCGGGGTGCGCCCGGCCAGCCTGGAATTCATTCAGGCCGCCCGCCAGTTCACCCAGGACAAAGGCGCCCTCTTGATTCTCGACGAGATCCAGACCGGCTTTTGCCGCACCGGCAAGATGTTCGCCACTGAGCACTTCGGCGTCACGCCCGACGGCATGACCCTGGCCAAGGCGATGGCCGGCGGCGTGCCGATCGGCGCCTTTGCCATGACCGGCGCGGTGGCCGACAGGATGCCGGCCGGGGGCCACGGCACCACCTTCGGCGGCAATCCGCTGAGCATGGCCGCCGGGGTGGCCGCCATCCGCGCCATGAAGCGCGAGAACATGGCCGAGCAGGCCCGCGAGAAGGGTGCGTACTTCATGGAGAAGCTGCGCGCCATCGAGTCGCCCAAGGTGCGCGAGGTGCGCGGCATGGGCCTGATGATCGGCATGGAACTCAAGGAGAAGAGCGCGCCCTACATCACCGCCCTGGAACATGACGAGGGCGTGCTGGCGCTGGCCGCCACGCCGCTGGTGATCCGCTTCCTGCCGCCGATCACCATCAGCAAGGAGCAGATCGATCAGGTGGTGGCGGCGGTGGAGAAGGTGCTGCGGACCGTCAACCCGCGCGAGGTGCCCAGCACCGAGGTGCAGGAAAGCAAGCAGACCGAATAA
- a CDS encoding DUF3160 domain-containing protein: protein MLRSLSVMMGLALLPAVGTARAAAYSLPFNLQNVSNKSLLVGNKDLSLSALSPAQRAALSQQGFVISPAGQQWRQFHQVYEATRYAEQPVFATTDSALHIYHLVFDKLLRDLERESLAPTLKTLLARLVPQAQAQARALGGTPLAPNAVQALAYLATAQRLTDPAAKVPAEVQAAVQAQLKLVAAQQGIGPSPIFTAPDFSEDYSQYRPRGHYTRSAQLKQYFQAMTWLGRINLRVKDASETRTAALLARLLSQDATASKLWNRIYQPTTLLIGASDDLNFTQYAAALKPVVGSDIRALADDRKLSALQAALAALPPPRVNSVFVVARPGEGVDVRQRDTLGFRLMGQRFTLDGAALQQLVYREVGTQDHPRTLPRGLDVMAALGSPAARNELSRLGDFSFKNFAAQLDKVTRQFFQLTPTDWNANLYSGWLYTLQGLARPEARDARFPAFMRTPAWSRKELLTALSSWTELRHDTLLYAKQVMAEMGGGEEPEHPRGYVEPNLQVWGRLLDLGDRTRTVLTSQNILSERTANNLESLQSMLTFLQSVSRRELSGAKISRDEYDRIHFYGGWLEELTTASTDPEGGDDGGTPQFSEPPYAAVVADVATDAGNGVALEEATGTVQELYALVPDGKGGTQIARGGVYSQYEFTVPLAGRLTDEAWRAQLKAGRLPPLHPWLQGVVVK from the coding sequence ATGCTTCGAAGCCTGAGCGTGATGATGGGTCTGGCCCTGCTGCCGGCGGTGGGCACGGCGCGGGCGGCCGCGTACAGCCTGCCGTTCAACTTGCAGAACGTGAGCAACAAGTCGCTGCTGGTCGGCAACAAGGACTTATCGCTCTCGGCTCTTAGTCCGGCCCAGCGCGCCGCCCTCTCGCAGCAGGGCTTCGTCATCTCGCCGGCCGGGCAGCAGTGGCGGCAGTTTCATCAGGTCTACGAGGCCACCCGCTACGCCGAGCAGCCGGTGTTCGCGACCACCGATTCGGCCCTGCACATCTACCACCTGGTGTTCGACAAGCTGCTGCGCGATCTGGAGCGCGAGAGCCTGGCCCCCACCCTCAAGACCCTGCTGGCCCGGCTGGTGCCGCAGGCGCAGGCCCAGGCCAGGGCGCTGGGCGGCACGCCGCTGGCCCCCAACGCCGTGCAGGCGCTGGCGTATCTAGCGACGGCGCAGCGCCTGACCGATCCGGCGGCCAAGGTGCCGGCCGAGGTGCAGGCGGCGGTGCAGGCCCAGCTCAAACTCGTCGCGGCCCAGCAGGGCATCGGCCCATCGCCGATCTTCACCGCGCCGGATTTCAGCGAGGACTATTCGCAGTACCGCCCCCGGGGTCACTACACCCGCAGCGCGCAACTCAAACAATATTTCCAGGCGATGACCTGGCTGGGCCGCATCAACCTGCGGGTCAAGGACGCCTCGGAGACCCGCACCGCCGCGCTGCTGGCCCGGCTGCTCAGCCAGGACGCCACCGCCAGCAAGCTGTGGAACCGCATCTATCAGCCCACCACATTGCTGATCGGGGCCAGCGACGACCTGAACTTCACCCAGTACGCCGCCGCGCTGAAGCCGGTGGTGGGCAGCGATATCCGCGCCCTGGCCGACGACCGCAAGCTGAGCGCTCTGCAGGCGGCGCTGGCCGCCTTGCCGCCGCCGCGCGTCAACAGCGTGTTCGTGGTGGCCCGGCCCGGCGAGGGGGTGGACGTGCGGCAGCGCGACACGCTGGGCTTCCGCCTGATGGGCCAGCGCTTCACCCTCGACGGCGCAGCCCTGCAGCAACTCGTCTACCGCGAGGTGGGCACCCAGGACCACCCCCGAACGCTGCCACGCGGCCTGGACGTGATGGCGGCGCTCGGCAGCCCGGCGGCCCGCAACGAACTTAGCCGGCTCGGCGACTTCAGCTTCAAGAATTTCGCCGCGCAGCTCGACAAGGTGACGCGGCAATTTTTCCAGCTCACCCCGACCGACTGGAACGCCAACCTCTACAGCGGCTGGCTGTACACCTTGCAGGGTCTGGCGCGCCCCGAAGCCCGCGACGCCCGCTTTCCGGCCTTCATGCGCACGCCCGCCTGGAGCCGCAAGGAACTGCTCACCGCGCTGAGTTCGTGGACCGAACTGCGCCACGACACCCTGCTGTACGCCAAGCAGGTGATGGCCGAGATGGGCGGCGGCGAGGAACCCGAGCACCCACGCGGCTACGTGGAGCCGAACCTGCAGGTGTGGGGCCGCCTGCTCGATCTGGGCGACCGCACCCGGACGGTGCTCACCTCGCAAAACATTCTCTCGGAGCGCACCGCCAACAACCTGGAGAGCCTGCAGAGCATGTTGACCTTTTTGCAGTCGGTGAGCCGGCGCGAACTGTCGGGCGCCAAGATCAGCCGCGACGAGTACGACCGTATTCACTTCTACGGCGGCTGGCTCGAGGAACTCACCACCGCCAGCACCGATCCCGAGGGCGGCGATGACGGCGGTACCCCGCAGTTCAGCGAGCCGCCTTACGCCGCCGTGGTGGCCGATGTGGCGACCGACGCCGGCAACGGGGTGGCGCTGGAAGAAGCCACCGGCACAGTGCAGGAACTCTACGCCCTGGTGCCGGACGGCAAGGGCGGCACCCAGATCGCGCGCGGCGGCGTCTATTCGCAGTACGAATTCACCGTGCCGCTCGCGGGCCGCCTGACCGACGAGGCCTGGCGCGCCCAGCTGAAGGCGGGCCGCTTGCCGCCGCTGCACCCCTGGTTGCAGGGCGTGGTGGTGAAGTAG
- a CDS encoding NADPH-dependent F420 reductase: MKIGILGAGHIGKALARLLAEAGHEVGISNSRGPETLRDLAERLGHGVRAYTNEDAARFGELVIETVPFGKYADLPSVQLKGKVVIDTANYYPQRDGDIDLGGLSESAFMARHMPGARVVKAFNAIHAAHLEAQGDTGKPLEERRAIPIASDDAEAKQVVADLIEQIGFAPLDNGTLEDSKSQQPGTPIYGKEANLKQARDILGRG; this comes from the coding sequence ATGAAAATCGGCATTCTGGGAGCGGGGCACATCGGTAAAGCACTGGCTCGGCTGCTGGCCGAGGCGGGACACGAAGTCGGGATCAGCAACTCGCGCGGCCCCGAGACCCTGCGTGATCTGGCCGAGCGCCTGGGGCACGGCGTGCGGGCCTACACCAACGAGGACGCCGCCCGCTTCGGCGAACTGGTCATCGAGACGGTGCCGTTCGGCAAGTACGCCGATCTGCCCTCGGTGCAACTTAAAGGCAAGGTCGTGATCGACACCGCCAACTACTACCCGCAGCGCGACGGCGACATCGACCTGGGCGGCTTATCCGAGAGCGCCTTTATGGCCCGGCATATGCCGGGAGCGCGGGTGGTCAAGGCCTTCAACGCCATTCACGCCGCCCACCTGGAAGCGCAGGGCGACACTGGCAAGCCGCTGGAGGAACGCCGCGCCATTCCCATCGCCAGCGACGACGCCGAGGCCAAGCAGGTGGTCGCCGACCTGATCGAGCAGATCGGCTTCGCGCCGCTCGACAACGGCACCCTGGAAGACAGCAAATCGCAGCAGCCCGGCACGCCCATTTACGGCAAGGAAGCGAACCTGAAGCAGGCGCGCGACATCCTGGGACGCGGCTGA
- a CDS encoding DUF1990 family protein has protein sequence MNWRWPLGLALVLPVAYQTRFLRFPVDGWRLTQVEDGVGPLTYRSYWLDIRGSTLTPESVVTDVLQRLPEHLPSALAHFRRVRPGLEPTRTGDRFTILMFGLRRARVEVVERSPRHFRLQTLRQHSESGWVEFTCDLEGDVVRITVKSLVRSSSWGDRLAYLFGVAFLQRLTWESGIRSAWKAAGGTKVAHGTLTEEWP, from the coding sequence GTGAACTGGCGCTGGCCGCTGGGTCTGGCCCTAGTGTTGCCGGTCGCCTACCAGACCCGTTTTCTGCGCTTCCCGGTGGACGGCTGGCGACTCACCCAGGTGGAAGACGGCGTCGGGCCGCTGACCTACCGCTCGTACTGGCTGGACATCCGGGGCAGCACCCTGACGCCCGAGTCGGTGGTCACGGACGTACTGCAGCGCCTGCCCGAGCACCTGCCCTCGGCGCTGGCCCACTTCCGGCGTGTTCGTCCCGGTCTTGAGCCGACCCGGACCGGTGACCGCTTCACCATTCTGATGTTCGGGCTGCGCCGCGCCCGGGTCGAGGTGGTGGAGCGCTCACCACGGCATTTCCGGCTGCAAACGCTGCGCCAGCACTCCGAGTCCGGCTGGGTCGAGTTCACCTGTGATCTCGAGGGCGACGTGGTGCGGATCACCGTGAAGTCACTGGTGCGGTCGAGCAGCTGGGGCGACCGCCTGGCCTACCTGTTCGGGGTGGCCTTCCTGCAGCGCCTGACCTGGGAATCGGGCATTCGCAGCGCCTGGAAAGCGGCGGGCGGCACCAAGGTGGCCCACGGCACCCTCACCGAGGAGTGGCCCTGA
- a CDS encoding CapA family protein, whose product MKVWLLAALLVAVPPPSPPATLALSGDVSLARAVKADDPLRALGAALKAPASYANLESPLTTAPAATAGFDLRASPDRVGNLRAFTHLGTENNHALDGGPAGQLESRRTLRAAHLIPMTRSAQFSVLAGEKVAWLAFFDEGGPPPLAQVRAAAGQARFVVVGVHWGAEYGPVTARQRRVAAQLAAAGATLIVGSGPHVLQGHAFVGRTLVLYSLGNLLLDQPFPSARIGAVVHLRLNALHLACAVPTRYRAGQAELARGEDAQFALARLGWPRCG is encoded by the coding sequence GTGAAGGTGTGGCTGCTGGCGGCGCTGCTGGTTGCCGTGCCCCCACCCTCGCCGCCCGCGACTTTGGCCCTGAGCGGTGACGTGAGCCTGGCACGGGCGGTCAAGGCGGACGACCCGCTGCGGGCGCTCGGCGCGGCGCTGAAGGCCCCGGCCAGCTACGCCAACCTGGAATCGCCGCTCACCACCGCTCCGGCCGCGACCGCCGGCTTCGACTTGCGGGCCAGCCCGGACCGGGTGGGCAATCTGCGCGCCTTCACGCACCTCGGCACCGAGAACAACCACGCCCTCGACGGCGGCCCCGCCGGGCAACTCGAAAGCCGCCGGACGCTGCGCGCCGCCCATCTGATTCCGATGACGCGCAGCGCGCAGTTCAGTGTCCTGGCCGGAGAAAAGGTCGCCTGGCTGGCCTTCTTCGACGAGGGCGGCCCGCCGCCGCTGGCGCAGGTGCGGGCGGCGGCGGGCCAGGCCCGCTTCGTGGTGGTGGGGGTGCACTGGGGCGCCGAGTACGGCCCGGTCACCGCCCGCCAGCGTCGGGTGGCGGCGCAACTGGCGGCGGCGGGCGCCACACTCATCGTCGGCAGCGGGCCGCACGTCTTGCAGGGACACGCTTTCGTGGGCCGCACGCTGGTGCTCTACAGCCTGGGCAACCTGCTGCTCGACCAGCCGTTTCCCAGCGCCCGCATCGGCGCGGTGGTGCATCTGCGCCTGAACGCGCTGCACCTCGCCTGCGCCGTGCCCACCCGTTACCGTGCCGGGCAGGCCGAACTCGCGCGAGGCGAGGACGCGCAGTTCGCGCTGGCGCGGCTGGGATGGCCCCGGTGCGGCTGA
- a CDS encoding SPFH domain-containing protein encodes MEKLPTPTLSTALPARSALTAAPVLRWSGLLLLVVVVVSVLSTSVHVIGPGQIGLKFNKAGSSRGLSQTNVVSGYVLVNPITTEIVTYPRAQQSYSWTKNGNEGSQGDESFTFNTADQVTLNGDVNFGYQIAPASAPDIYIRFGPDVSTITHTYIRSVVRNAITRQASNYTAEQLLGKGRSTFEDAAEKEVVEELTPSGFVVRNFSFIGELRAPEAVVQSINAKFSAQQAAIQAQNKVVQSRAEAEQEVAKARGDAQAILVRAQAQAQANKVLAASLTPELVLNKQIEKWNGVLPTVSGGSGGGFLINLPAAPTSAKAAGGNQP; translated from the coding sequence ATGGAAAAGCTGCCCACCCCCACCCTCTCCACCGCCCTCCCTGCCCGCTCTGCGCTGACGGCGGCCCCCGTGCTGCGCTGGAGCGGCCTGCTGCTGCTCGTCGTCGTGGTCGTCAGCGTGCTGAGCACCAGCGTTCACGTCATCGGCCCCGGTCAGATCGGCCTGAAGTTCAACAAGGCCGGCAGTTCGCGCGGGCTCTCGCAGACCAACGTGGTGTCGGGCTACGTGCTGGTCAATCCCATCACCACCGAGATCGTGACCTACCCACGCGCCCAGCAGAGCTATTCCTGGACCAAGAATGGCAACGAGGGCAGCCAGGGCGACGAATCGTTTACCTTCAACACCGCCGATCAGGTGACGCTCAACGGCGACGTGAACTTCGGCTACCAGATCGCCCCAGCCTCGGCCCCCGACATCTACATCCGCTTCGGCCCTGACGTCAGCACCATCACCCACACCTACATCCGCAGCGTGGTGCGCAACGCCATTACCCGGCAGGCCTCCAACTACACCGCCGAGCAACTGCTGGGCAAGGGCCGCTCGACGTTCGAGGACGCCGCCGAGAAGGAAGTGGTGGAAGAACTCACCCCCTCGGGCTTCGTGGTGAGAAATTTCAGCTTCATCGGCGAGCTGCGCGCGCCGGAAGCGGTGGTGCAGAGCATCAACGCCAAGTTCTCGGCGCAGCAGGCGGCCATTCAGGCCCAGAACAAGGTGGTGCAGAGCAGGGCCGAGGCCGAGCAGGAAGTCGCCAAGGCCAGGGGTGACGCCCAGGCGATTCTGGTGCGCGCCCAGGCCCAGGCACAGGCCAACAAAGTGCTGGCCGCCTCGCTGACCCCGGAACTGGTGCTGAATAAGCAGATCGAGAAGTGGAACGGCGTGCTGCCCACCGTGTCGGGCGGCTCGGGCGGCGGTTTTCTGATCAACCTGCCCGCCGCGCCGACCTCGGCCAAGGCCGCCGGCGGCAACCAGCCCTGA
- a CDS encoding VOC family protein, which yields MDSPIADLAGLTLEVNSLDRALVFYRTLFGLEVGDHDAEHGWATLRVGRFQTLTLWEPVTRRPYKPELEGLHPRGAAHLHYAWQILPDDFDLCRQILAAHGCTFEEIDLGTPERPDVGLYFFDPFGHGLELRTVNPDDPRRPRLPLGQRPASHSPGDALPVIGLREVALAFGDYPAMLERLPRAYGFALAKEQPDRDFAQFTLGPQPEEDGNGTPRRWLYAWDPQVGLAQMLGGDHALVEFYADVPAVLERVRRAGLPHLSLPSGLAARDPEGHVFLFREVPE from the coding sequence ATGGATTCTCCGATTGCCGACCTGGCCGGCCTGACCCTGGAGGTCAATTCGCTCGACCGGGCGCTGGTGTTTTACCGAACGCTCTTCGGCCTGGAAGTCGGTGACCACGACGCCGAGCATGGCTGGGCCACCTTGCGGGTCGGCCGGTTCCAGACCCTGACCCTCTGGGAGCCGGTGACCCGGCGGCCGTACAAGCCGGAACTGGAGGGCCTTCATCCGCGCGGCGCGGCGCACCTGCACTACGCCTGGCAGATTCTGCCGGACGACTTCGACCTCTGCCGTCAGATTCTGGCCGCGCACGGCTGCACCTTCGAGGAAATCGACCTCGGCACTCCGGAGCGGCCGGATGTGGGGTTGTACTTCTTCGATCCGTTCGGGCATGGCCTCGAACTGCGGACCGTGAATCCGGACGATCCGCGCCGCCCCCGCCTGCCGCTGGGGCAACGGCCTGCGTCCCACTCGCCCGGCGACGCCCTGCCGGTGATCGGACTGCGCGAAGTAGCGCTGGCGTTCGGCGATTATCCGGCCATGCTGGAGCGGTTGCCGCGCGCTTACGGCTTTGCGCTGGCCAAGGAACAACCCGACCGCGACTTCGCCCAGTTTACCCTGGGGCCTCAGCCGGAAGAAGACGGCAACGGTACCCCCCGGCGCTGGCTCTACGCCTGGGACCCGCAGGTGGGCCTGGCGCAGATGCTGGGCGGCGACCACGCCCTGGTCGAGTTCTACGCCGACGTGCCGGCGGTGCTCGAACGGGTGCGCCGGGCCGGGTTGCCGCACCTGAGCCTTCCTTCTGGGCTGGCGGCGCGCGACCCGGAAGGCCACGTCTTTCTCTTTCGGGAGGTGCCGGAATGA
- a CDS encoding DUF6582 domain-containing protein encodes MSELSNQKRDELKRSDFAYVDQQGERHLPIHDEAHVRNAVARFSQTQFGSKEAKQHAARQIVSAAKHYGIDLSDDDAVVHAAHAHD; translated from the coding sequence ATGTCGGAACTCAGCAACCAGAAACGTGACGAGTTGAAGCGCAGCGACTTCGCCTATGTCGATCAGCAGGGCGAGCGGCATCTGCCCATTCACGACGAGGCGCACGTTCGCAACGCGGTGGCGCGTTTTTCGCAGACCCAGTTTGGCAGCAAGGAGGCTAAGCAGCACGCCGCCCGACAGATCGTCTCGGCAGCAAAGCACTACGGCATCGACCTCAGCGACGATGACGCCGTGGTTCACGCCGCCCATGCCCACGACTGA
- the lpdA gene encoding dihydrolipoyl dehydrogenase, which translates to MDTYDVLVIGGGPGGYVAAIRAAQLGFSTACVDAFTRDGKPSLGGTCLNVGCIPSKAMLDSSEKFEMIAHEAADHGILVDGAKIDLSRMLGRKAGVVDKLTGGVAYLFKKNKIKSYHGYGKLLRREEGGWVVDAAGTEVKAKNVIVATGSNPRALPLAPFGGNIVENSGALEFTEVPRKLGVIGAGVIGVELGSVWRRLGAQVTVLEALPGFLMAADPAVSKEALKQFQKQGLEFHFSVNITAVEDTGSGVRVTYTEKDQSVTAEFDKLIVSIGRVPNTQGLGAQDVGLELDERGFVKIDDHYRTNLEGVYAIGDVVGGAMLAHKAEDEGVAAAEIIAGQAGHVNYGVIPWVIYTSPEIAWAGLTEQAAKDQGLNVRTGQFPFSANGRAMGHNDTRGFVKVVADAATDKVLGVHMVGPNVSEMIAEAVTLMEFGGSAEDLGRTVHAHPTLSEAVKEAAMGVGKQAIHI; encoded by the coding sequence ATGGATACCTACGATGTTCTGGTCATTGGCGGCGGCCCCGGCGGCTATGTGGCGGCCATCCGCGCCGCGCAACTCGGCTTTTCCACCGCCTGTGTGGACGCCTTTACCCGTGACGGCAAGCCCTCGCTGGGCGGCACCTGTCTCAACGTCGGCTGCATTCCCAGCAAGGCCATGCTCGACAGCTCCGAGAAGTTCGAGATGATCGCCCACGAAGCCGCCGACCACGGCATCCTGGTGGACGGCGCCAAAATCGATCTGTCCAGGATGCTGGGGCGCAAGGCCGGCGTGGTGGACAAGCTCACCGGCGGCGTGGCGTACCTGTTCAAGAAGAACAAGATCAAGAGCTACCACGGCTACGGCAAGCTGCTGCGCCGTGAGGAGGGCGGCTGGGTCGTGGACGCCGCCGGCACCGAGGTGAAGGCCAAGAACGTCATCGTGGCGACCGGCAGCAACCCCCGCGCCCTGCCGCTGGCCCCCTTCGGCGGCAACATCGTGGAAAACAGCGGCGCGCTGGAATTCACCGAAGTGCCCCGTAAGCTCGGTGTGATCGGCGCGGGCGTCATCGGCGTGGAACTCGGTAGCGTCTGGCGGCGCCTGGGCGCGCAGGTCACGGTGCTCGAAGCGCTGCCGGGCTTTCTGATGGCCGCCGACCCGGCGGTGAGCAAGGAAGCGCTCAAGCAGTTTCAGAAGCAGGGGCTGGAGTTTCACTTCAGCGTGAACATCACGGCGGTCGAGGACACCGGCAGCGGCGTCCGGGTGACCTACACCGAGAAAGACCAGAGCGTCACCGCCGAGTTCGACAAGCTGATCGTCAGCATCGGGCGGGTGCCCAACACCCAGGGCCTGGGCGCCCAGGACGTGGGCCTGGAGCTCGACGAGCGCGGCTTCGTGAAAATCGACGACCACTACCGCACCAACCTCGAAGGCGTCTACGCCATCGGCGACGTGGTGGGCGGGGCGATGCTGGCGCACAAGGCCGAGGACGAAGGCGTGGCGGCGGCCGAGATCATCGCCGGGCAGGCCGGGCACGTCAACTACGGCGTGATTCCCTGGGTGATCTACACCTCGCCGGAAATCGCCTGGGCCGGCCTCACCGAGCAGGCCGCCAAGGACCAGGGCCTGAACGTCCGGACCGGGCAGTTTCCCTTCAGCGCCAACGGCCGGGCCATGGGCCACAACGACACCCGCGGCTTCGTCAAGGTGGTCGCCGACGCCGCCACCGACAAGGTGCTGGGCGTGCACATGGTCGGCCCCAACGTCTCGGAGATGATCGCCGAGGCCGTGACCCTGATGGAGTTCGGCGGCAGCGCCGAGGACCTGGGGCGCACCGTCCACGCCCATCCGACCCTCAGCGAAGCGGTCAAGGAAGCGGCGATGGGCGTGGGCAAGCAGGCCATTCACATCTGA